Genomic segment of Drosophila biarmipes strain raj3 chromosome 2L, RU_DBia_V1.1, whole genome shotgun sequence:
TGCCATATATCTTAATTCCTCGTATCTCTTTCAGTTTCTTCTGCTGGCCCGCATCTTTTCGCACATTTTCATTGGAGTCGTCTTTGGCTATCTGTACATGAACGTGGGCAACAATGCCCAGAGTGTGCTGGGGAATTACGTGTATCTCTATGGTTCCACGCTGCTCTTGGTCTACACCGGCAAAATGGCTGTGGTCTTGACATGTAAGTAGCTGCCGCCTGGGTACTCGAATCCCCAAGATACTCGTACTTCACCTTCCCGCGCGATTCATTTTTGTAAGTGGTTCTCGAGTATTTTCGAGTACCTCTATCTCTGTCTCCCCCCTAAACAGTCAACACAAAATTCGTGAGTaacaaaattatgcaaaaatttGTCGCCAAATTTGGCCAAAAGGCTGCAGCTGCTTTTGTGCAATACCTATTTATTTTGGCAACTTTGCTTTGTCTTTAACTTGCCGCATTCTAACCTGCCAACTGTTTTactttatctatttatttatttttctcggAATGCGGATTGGCCAATAATCTTTTGGCATTTGCCAAGCTTCGTGGCTCTTAATTGGcaaaaaggaaacaagattATGAGCTTAGATAGTGGGTCTAAAGATTTTAAGTTTGATATTTAGCAACTTTGAATAAACTTTGAAAAAGGGGTGAAGATCTTATCTTTGtcgtatatataaaaaaaacggttctcttaaaatatgtaTCTATACGAGTCAAAAACGATTTAAAATGAGTCTTTTTTTAGGTGAGTCGAAAAGCCTTTTGACTTCGGTAAAGTTACTTTATCTCAAAAATCAATTAAGTTACACACGCTCCTTTATAAATCCCTTAAAAATTGACTTaatcaaacaaattgattAAGAACATTAACCTCCGAGGCAAGGCCAGCTTTGGTCAGCGATAAAAGATCTTAGTCGAACCACTTTGTCATTTATAATTTCCATGTAAATTACCTAAAATTGGCATCCTGAAACcctcaaataattataaaaatacaaaaagatACGAACAAGAGTCCCAAGCTTGCGATTATTGAATAATAAAACCGGTTTCCGAGCGATTCTCGAGTCTTTTTACAATAAATTACTGCAGACAGGAGACATCGGAGGAGCTGGGGGAGTCGATCTTTACCGGTTTCGGTTTACTGACCTGACCTACATATGTATAATGCCCTCACCTTCGTGCGCACACTATGCATCGCATCGAATTTAATCAGAATCGTGTttaacaattaattttatttgcagtTCCGCTGGAAATTGACATGCTGACACGGGAGCACTTCAATCGCTGGTACAAGCTGGGTCCCTACTTCCTCTCGCTGATCTCCTTCGAAATACCCTTCCAGGTAAGCCTTACAATTAGTGAAAAATAGCCCAGCCGTGCCCGATCATTAATCATCATTTAAAGCTAAGCCTGCATAGGCGGCAGTGGTTTAATGGATTGCCATTCGGTCATTAAGTCACATTAACGGCGTGGAATCGCTGATGTTCGAGTTTGAGTTTCATTTGCGTGCGAGACTCGCGAAAGCTTGACGGATACGGACTACCTGAGATTTTGCAGCGATAGTGCCAGTACTCTGACATCCATACGCCATATAGAGAGAAATTTGTAGTATTTCAGCACAAAGAATTCATTTGTTTggccttgtttttttttaccattggGGGTAGggcaaatatttcttttaaaaatagcttTGACCGAAATTTCATGGAATACCATACATAATagttatatatgatatataattgaaataataattttccacGTTTACGCAATAAATCTATATAAGTACAACCAATTcaggtttttttaaattaatatatctATTAAGTGTTATTAATTATTAGCAAGATCAATACAATTAAGAATGATTATCATAAATGTTATATGATATCAATATcaaattgaatatatatagctttataaataattaattaatcaagCTTTGTGAAtgcattcattttttatgaattagCTCACTAACTTTCGAATATTTGTGCATTACAGAGCCTCTGTACCGCCCTGTACATCATCATAAGCGTCCACCTCACTGGCAACGATGTCGTGGATTCATTCCGGATCTATTACTTTATGCTGCTGGGCATTATGGCCTCATTAAGTGCTCAGGCCTGGGGCTTTTTCGTGGGAGCCACGCTGCCAACTAAGGTGGGTTTTGCACTCCACGCGCACTAACCGCAGGTCAAATTAATGATGATTGATCCTCTTCCCATTAGCTTGCCGTTTTTCTGGGACCCATTCTGGCTGTGATGTTCTCCGTATTCGGCTTCTGCACACGCTATATTGACATCACGCCCCTTTTCCGATGGATGTGGCACTTGAGCTACTTCCGCGCTGGTTTCCATGGGGCGTTGAATGCCATCTACGGCATGGATCGACCTTTCCTCGAGTGTCCGGAGACTGCGATGTACTGTCACTTCCGCAGCCCGAAGGTCTTCCTCAAGTACATGATGATATCGGACGTGCACATGTCCGATTGCCTAATCCTCATGGGAACCGTGATTGCAGTCATGCACGTGCTGACCATCATAACACTGTGGCACAAGCTCAACAGACGATAGGATATGGGAATATCCTGCTCGAAAGGCTAAGCCCAAGTTTTAATCTCTATGTACATAGTCGGGTGACTTTCCATCTCTTCTTGTTTTAAGTTCGAACctaaatttatgaatttttcctcttgtgtttttatatttgatcGACCCATTCGAAAATATTATCAACTAGCttaggtatttatttaaatcttctCTGAAATATTGTATGCAAGAAGGCTTTAGGGTAGTTTACTCCAGGTTAAGTGCTGatataccaaaaaaatatgGAAGATCAACCAACACAAATTTTGTTTCCCAGTTTCCATCTTGCCCTGTAAACTACATCAACTGAGCTGGATCTTCGCAAGGAATTTCACCTTTGCCAAATCCTAAATATTCATCTACGTTCATAAGGTCAGCAACAAAGATACATTTGTGAtcaacattttgttttgtctCTTTGGTGCTTAGTGTTAGTTTTAGTCCTAAGTTCCAATTATTTGTATGTGGCAAATTACGTTTAGTTTTTATAGCGAAtgttttagattttttgatttcgtaataaaatatttggtacATTTGATTATTAATGTTTGATATTTTGATTTGGTGGTTTgactaattttattaaatggtCAAAAAATTCCTAAAGAAATTAAAGTTCCTGAAATAATTCAAACAGTACCAGCGAGTTTATAGATAGAGTAGTGAAATATATCACATGCTGCTATAACTTcaaatatactttataaagaaattttaatcTCATCATTTGCTGTCtaacaaatcaattttattagTTGAAAATGCGGATGCAATACACAATAAGTTAATTACATTGATGATGGGGGCGAAGGCTTCAAAGCCTAGACCATTTGAATGCTTAAAGCTAAACAcgtatattatataaaaaaatatatattggaATCCATTAGATATTGCACTTAAGTCCGATTCCCTACATAGTCGACATGCGTGCATACCGAATGATCTGGTCGTGATTTAAAGGACTATCGGTGGACAACTGGACCCTTTGCCATTGTCGGGTTTCGTTGGATTTCCGGATGGCCTCCACCACAGCCTGGACATAGAGGCCGTCTTCAAAGGTGGCGGCAGTGGACACGGGAGCCTTAACCCAGGAGGACTCCTTGCTGCCGAACGCTTCTTTAAGAGCTCCCACCATCTTGCAGAGCCCTTTGATATAGGGTCGTGGTAACAATGAGTTATTGGTGGCAAAATGCAAGTCCTGGACGTCTACGTAGACTGCTTCCTCTTTAGGTTGGCCCTCCTTGAGGACAAACAGATCTCCGCCACGCACCACCAGATGACCTTTGCTCCCATAGATGAGCACCTCCTGGGAGAACGCTTTTGCGGGCACTGTGTGACTATGCAGAGCCACTGTCACCAGAGTTCCGCTTGCCAGTTCCATCTGGAAGTTACAGAAATCCGGTGCCGTGATCTGGCGTATGCCGTTTATGGCCGCCGTGGTCTTGGTATAGGAACGCAGGACTCCATGTACCCGGATGGCTTGCTGTTGCAGCAGGAAGGTGACCAAGTCCACCACAGATCCCACGAGATTCAGAGCACCACCGCCCATTTGGGCATCGCACATCCAGTTGTATTTCTCGGGGAAGAGAGTTCCCATCTGAACGCGCACATCCATGAGGACCACGTCGCCGATGGAGCCAATCAGCTCCTCTTGCAGACAGCGACGCATGTGGGTGAAGGCGGGCAGGAACCTCAGGGGATGATTGACCAGGGAGATCAATGTGGGATAATACTGTGACGCCCGCACCATTTTGAGGGCATCCTGCTGGTGCAGGCCCGCTGGCTTGTCGCACACCACATGCTTTCCGATTCCCAGGGCCTTCACCGAGATCTCTGCATGGAGGAAGGGCTGGCAAACGATGAAGACCAGGTCCACATCCTTTCGCAGCAGCACATCGTCGATGACGTTCGTGTGGAACTGAACATTCTGCGTGGCCGCCGTTTCCTTGGCCTCCTTCAGGGTCCTGCCCCAGATGGCCCGCACCTCGAATCCCTTCTCCCGCAGCAGGGGGACCAGGACATTGGCTATCTCTCCAGTCCCGAATACTCCAACGCCCGGCAGCATCGCTTAAGATTGGGCAAAGACTCCAAGAATTTAAGCGAAAATGagtgttgtttattttttctgtcAGGCCAGCGTTGCCACATCGATCAAACTGGGCGTTAACAGCTGACTAGGGGTGGTAGTATCGTAACGACGTATCGATATGTTatctatatttgtttttaagaaaggtaaagaaaaaaatgttaatatataatatataatatataatatataatatatagaaaaatattaaacatattgATTACATATTTTGTGcgtgataaataaattatattatcttCGTGCTGTTACTGAGTTTTTATTTAGCCCAAATTATTAACCactttgtaaaaatataaaataaagatatcaaTAATATAACGgtctaaaaaatacaattcaaAAATTTTGCAATCATAAAAGactttttaatacaaattttagtAAAATTTGAATTCATAATCATTCATTTTCAAAATCAGCCAGATCCTTCTAAATTCTGTTTTGAATAAAACACAAACGACTTATCCAATGATTTCGATTGCCCAGTGGCTTAGCTCTTTTTCAGCAGGAGTTTTGGCTTCTGCGCAGtcaattacttttttaaagacTGCCAATGAAGAGGAGTTGCCTTCTAAGATCTCTAGCCAGCTGGAAACTGCGGCAATTGATGGATTGGCCAAGGAAGAACCGAAGATCCTGGGATCTGAACATATCA
This window contains:
- the LOC108027942 gene encoding glucose-fructose oxidoreductase domain-containing protein 1 — protein: MLPGVGVFGTGEIANVLVPLLREKGFEVRAIWGRTLKEAKETAATQNVQFHTNVIDDVLLRKDVDLVFIVCQPFLHAEISVKALGIGKHVVCDKPAGLHQQDALKMVRASQYYPTLISLVNHPLRFLPAFTHMRRCLQEELIGSIGDVVLMDVRVQMGTLFPEKYNWMCDAQMGGGALNLVGSVVDLVTFLLQQQAIRVHGVLRSYTKTTAAINGIRQITAPDFCNFQMELASGTLVTVALHSHTVPAKAFSQEVLIYGSKGHLVVRGGDLFVLKEGQPKEEAVYVDVQDLHFATNNSLLPRPYIKGLCKMVGALKEAFGSKESSWVKAPVSTAATFEDGLYVQAVVEAIRKSNETRQWQRVQLSTDSPLNHDQIIRYARMSTM